The sequence TCTGAACTGAATGGCAACAGGCAAGGACTTGATGGTATTACTTCCGCGACTATCAGACTTGGTTAAGAGGGAAGAGGTTCAGGTCAACAAGATGATTGCCGATGCAATAAGGACTAAGGGCGTTAAGAAAATCCTCACTGAGCTTGAGGGTGAGCTTAAGGGATTAAATGAAATAGCTATGGATGTACTGAGTAGCCTCGCCGTAGGTAGGCACATCCTCATAATGGGTCCCGTGGGCATAGGAAAAACCACCCTGGCAGAATCACTATCAGAGATACTGCACATATCGGAGCCTCCATACATTGAGGTGGCGTGTCACAGTCATATGACCGCGACGGAGTTAACGGGTGACATTGATATAGCCGTTGCACTACAGGCAGGCCTTGACCATCCACTAGCCTATATACCAGGTCCTTTAGTGATGGCTCACGGCGGTATACTAATACTTGATGAAATAAATAGGTTGAACCCCTACAGCCAAGCAGCACTGCTTCAGGTTCTTCAAGAGCACTACGTGTTCATTAGGGGTTTCAAGATAAGAAGTGATTTCCTAGTGGTAGCCACATCAAACCCAGCCGAGTACTCAGGTGTTTATGAGCTCAGTGAGGCGTTGGCGGATAGGATGAAGGTTGTGGAAATACCATACCCAGACAAGGACCTCCTCAAGTCAATACTATCCTGGAAGAGCAGCCTATACATGGAGCACCTAGGCCTTAAGGCGCCAGAT is a genomic window of Vulcanisaeta souniana JCM 11219 containing:
- a CDS encoding AAA family ATPase, whose amino-acid sequence is MATGKDLMVLLPRLSDLVKREEVQVNKMIADAIRTKGVKKILTELEGELKGLNEIAMDVLSSLAVGRHILIMGPVGIGKTTLAESLSEILHISEPPYIEVACHSHMTATELTGDIDIAVALQAGLDHPLAYIPGPLVMAHGGILILDEINRLNPYSQAALLQVLQEHYVFIRGFKIRSDFLVVATSNPAEYSGVYELSEALADRMKVVEIPYPDKDLLKSILSWKSSLYMEHLGLKAPDAMTEVTATFMTLVSQDSNIEVGPSIRSAIYAITTAMSRAWLEGREVSLNDLKKEIISNMVNVVRGNFANEVEKRDYLSRKFDEAVMMYRRYSRK